From the genome of Verrucomicrobiia bacterium, one region includes:
- a CDS encoding peptidase S10, translated as MKSLRFFSLLTIALILPPGAARADETQTNAPAKTEAKAPVATVPDAATQPVFTTNTVVIAGTCVTYVTETGMLPLLKADGNSRASVFYIAYSVVGVTNASQRPVTFSFNGGPGSSSVWLHLGALGPRRVKLNPDGTLPPPPFGLMDNEFSILHATDLVFIDPVATGYSRPAKDEKAEQFFGQSGDIEAIGEFIRLWTTRHHRWLSPKYLCGESYGVFRAAGLADYLHSRYGLYLNGLILVSGVLDFATLQDSVANDLTYLVFLPAYTATAHYHHKLPPDLQADLPKALAEAREFARVDYPAALLAGHSLSAADRDRISAKLARLTGLPADWITANNLRISPTGFRKKLLAAEGLILGRYDARITGRDGDAGSDRPGFDPSYAATYGPFAAAMNAYVREELKFENDLPYEILAGVYPWNFDARNSAPTVSERLAGVMNQNPYLRLLVLGGLRDLACPIDGVHYSLNHMPLAEPYRTNIIYEEYEAGHMMYVNQPDLQKMQRDIESFLQR; from the coding sequence ATGAAGTCGCTTCGATTTTTCTCCCTGCTGACGATCGCGTTGATTTTACCGCCCGGCGCGGCGCGCGCCGACGAAACCCAAACCAACGCGCCCGCCAAGACGGAAGCCAAGGCCCCGGTGGCGACGGTTCCCGATGCGGCCACCCAACCGGTTTTCACCACCAACACCGTGGTCATCGCGGGAACGTGCGTCACTTATGTGACCGAGACCGGAATGTTGCCGCTGCTGAAAGCTGATGGAAACTCGCGCGCCTCGGTTTTCTACATCGCCTATTCCGTCGTCGGCGTCACCAACGCGAGCCAACGTCCCGTCACGTTCTCCTTCAACGGCGGGCCGGGTTCATCCTCGGTGTGGTTGCATTTGGGCGCCCTGGGGCCGCGCCGCGTGAAGCTGAATCCCGACGGCACGCTGCCGCCGCCACCGTTCGGTTTGATGGACAATGAATTCTCCATTCTGCACGCGACGGATCTGGTGTTCATTGATCCGGTGGCCACGGGTTACAGTCGCCCCGCCAAAGACGAAAAGGCCGAGCAATTTTTCGGTCAATCGGGCGACATTGAGGCGATTGGCGAATTCATCCGGCTCTGGACCACGCGGCACCACCGCTGGCTTTCGCCCAAGTATTTGTGCGGCGAAAGCTACGGAGTGTTTCGCGCCGCCGGGTTGGCGGACTATTTGCACTCCCGCTACGGCCTGTATTTGAACGGGCTGATCCTGGTGTCGGGCGTGTTGGATTTTGCCACACTTCAGGATAGCGTGGCCAACGACCTGACTTATCTGGTCTTTCTCCCCGCTTATACCGCCACCGCGCATTACCATCACAAGCTGCCACCTGATTTGCAGGCGGACCTGCCCAAGGCGTTGGCCGAAGCGCGGGAGTTCGCCCGGGTGGATTATCCCGCCGCTTTGTTGGCGGGCCACTCGCTATCGGCGGCGGACCGCGACCGGATCAGCGCCAAGCTCGCGCGCTTGACGGGTTTGCCCGCGGATTGGATCACCGCCAACAACCTGCGCATTTCCCCAACGGGGTTCCGCAAAAAATTGCTCGCAGCGGAAGGTTTGATCCTCGGCCGCTATGACGCGCGCATCACGGGGCGGGATGGTGACGCCGGTTCGGATCGCCCCGGTTTTGATCCCTCGTACGCCGCCACCTACGGACCGTTCGCCGCCGCCATGAACGCTTACGTGCGCGAAGAGTTGAAGTTTGAAAATGATCTGCCCTACGAAATTCTGGCGGGAGTGTATCCTTGGAATTTCGACGCGCGCAACAGTGCGCCCACGGTTTCTGAACGACTCGCCGGCGTGATGAATCAAAATCCATATCTACGCCTCCTGGTGCTCGGCGGATTGCGTGATCTCGCCTGTCCGATTGACGGCGTCCACTACAGCCTGAATCACATGCCCCTGGCCGAGCCGTATCGAACCAATATCATTTACGAAGAATACGAAGCCGGCCACATGATGTACGTCAACCAACCGGATTTGCAGAAGATGCAGCGGGATATTGAATCGTTTCTGCAACGGTAA
- a CDS encoding right-handed parallel beta-helix repeat-containing protein produces MHCSKLEMLQSPDSRHRAISLLALLGLLSGPLGFAADFHVSPTGDDTNPGSESKPFASLERARDAVRQKQAAGEKITVWLHGGDYLRTQAFELGQADSGQPDAPIVWRAWKEERVRLLGGRTLTGFQAVTDTNLLARLDEKARSQVRQLDLHSLGITDYGEMKSRGFARPTAAAHCELFFDHRPMTLARWPNAGEFAPIAGYPVGEKDEHGGQLGALTNGFFYRGDRPRRWQDRDNLWVHGYWAYDWANSYEAVASIDLERRLVKTAAPYGHYGFRKDQRIYFLNVLEELDQPGEWFLERRTGRLYFWPPPTPSAAPETLLSLLNQPLLRLNSVSNVVFRGLTLEATRAHAVEINGGASNRITGCLIRNIGDSAVVVSGGFGHGVEACDIFDTGDGGVDLNGGDRQTLTPAGHFVTNCHFQRQGRWSKCYVPAIHLNGVGLRATHNLIHDHPHCAILFWGNDHLMEFNEIHHIALETGDVGAIYTGRDCTFRGNQIRHNFIHHTGGVGMGSMGVYMDDCVSGTEVFGNVFYKVHWAMFIGGGRDHRVENNLFVDCDPAVRVDGRGLDRSPVWRNMVNDTMRQRLTAIPLDLYRTRYPEMKSLDAYYGPPGGSAITGDAFQGVPPEGNVVARNVCVGKWLEAGWHSTAAMLTLENNLTNATSSLATTINDASPSRDFALKPDAPAFALGFQKIPVENIGLRNDELRRAVTRLSAIPSPR; encoded by the coding sequence ATGCACTGCTCAAAACTTGAAATGCTCCAATCACCTGACTCCCGCCACCGCGCCATCAGCTTATTGGCGCTTCTCGGGCTGTTGAGCGGTCCGCTTGGGTTCGCCGCGGATTTCCACGTTTCTCCAACTGGCGACGACACCAATCCAGGCAGTGAATCAAAACCGTTCGCTTCGCTGGAACGCGCGCGCGACGCGGTCCGCCAGAAACAGGCCGCCGGAGAAAAGATCACCGTATGGTTGCACGGGGGCGATTATCTCCGCACCCAGGCTTTCGAGCTGGGTCAGGCCGATTCCGGCCAACCGGATGCACCCATTGTTTGGCGCGCCTGGAAAGAGGAACGCGTTCGCCTGCTCGGCGGCCGAACGCTGACCGGATTTCAAGCCGTCACCGACACGAACCTTCTGGCGCGGCTCGATGAGAAGGCGCGATCGCAGGTGCGGCAGCTTGACCTACATTCCCTCGGGATCACCGACTATGGCGAAATGAAATCGCGCGGTTTTGCCCGCCCGACGGCGGCGGCGCACTGCGAGTTGTTCTTTGATCATCGTCCGATGACGCTGGCGCGCTGGCCCAACGCCGGTGAGTTCGCCCCGATTGCGGGCTACCCGGTTGGTGAAAAAGATGAGCACGGCGGCCAGTTGGGCGCGCTCACCAACGGCTTTTTCTACCGTGGCGATCGCCCGCGCCGCTGGCAGGATCGCGACAACCTCTGGGTGCATGGGTATTGGGCTTATGATTGGGCGAACTCGTATGAAGCGGTCGCCTCGATTGATCTGGAGCGGCGACTGGTGAAAACCGCGGCGCCGTACGGACATTACGGCTTCCGCAAAGACCAACGAATTTATTTTCTGAACGTGCTCGAGGAGTTGGATCAACCCGGCGAGTGGTTTCTTGAACGTCGAACCGGCCGGCTTTACTTCTGGCCGCCACCAACGCCCAGCGCCGCGCCGGAAACCCTTCTGTCATTGCTCAACCAACCTTTGCTCAGACTCAACTCGGTTTCCAACGTCGTCTTCCGCGGACTCACACTCGAAGCCACGCGCGCTCATGCCGTCGAAATCAATGGCGGCGCCAGCAATCGCATCACCGGTTGTCTCATTCGCAACATTGGCGACAGTGCGGTGGTGGTCAGTGGCGGGTTCGGACACGGCGTGGAAGCCTGCGACATTTTTGACACCGGCGACGGCGGGGTGGATTTGAACGGCGGCGATCGCCAGACCCTCACGCCCGCCGGACATTTCGTCACGAACTGCCATTTCCAACGTCAGGGGCGGTGGTCCAAATGTTATGTGCCGGCCATTCACCTGAACGGCGTGGGCCTGCGCGCGACGCATAACCTGATTCACGATCACCCGCACTGCGCCATTCTTTTCTGGGGTAACGATCATTTGATGGAGTTCAATGAAATCCATCACATTGCGCTCGAAACCGGCGACGTGGGCGCGATCTACACGGGACGTGATTGCACGTTTCGCGGCAATCAAATCCGACACAATTTCATCCACCACACCGGCGGCGTCGGCATGGGTTCGATGGGGGTTTACATGGATGACTGCGTGAGCGGCACGGAAGTGTTCGGCAATGTTTTCTACAAGGTGCATTGGGCCATGTTCATCGGCGGCGGCCGCGATCATCGCGTCGAGAACAACCTGTTCGTGGATTGTGATCCGGCGGTGCGCGTGGATGGGCGGGGGCTGGATCGTTCGCCCGTCTGGCGCAACATGGTGAATGACACGATGCGCCAGCGCCTGACCGCCATACCGCTTGATCTCTATCGGACGCGCTATCCGGAAATGAAATCGCTCGATGCGTATTACGGCCCGCCGGGCGGTTCAGCCATCACCGGTGACGCCTTTCAAGGGGTGCCACCGGAAGGGAACGTGGTGGCGCGCAATGTCTGTGTGGGCAAATGGCTCGAAGCAGGCTGGCACTCCACCGCCGCGATGTTGACGTTGGAAAATAATCTGACCAACGCCACCAGCAGCCTGGCCACAACAATCAATGACGCTTCCCCCAGTCGCGATTTTGCCTTGAAGCCGGACGCGCCCGCCTTCGCGCTCGGATTTCAAAAAATCCCGGTGGAAAACATCGGCTTACGAAATGATGAATTGCGCCGCGCGGTAACGCGCCTGAGCGCGATCCCATCACCTCGCTAA
- a CDS encoding Gfo/Idh/MocA family oxidoreductase gives MKMLDRRSFLKHSMLAAASTSLLPAWSRVAAQSSTALRVPGANSDIHVAVVGLNGRGRDHLSSYLKLKGVRVVAVCDADQEVLDRTAAKLKESGGTVATYADLRKLLENPDIDAVSLATPNHWHSLGTVWAAQAGKDVYVEKPVSHNVFEGRQAVRAARKYQRIVQSGTQCRSSQGLIEAVAWVQSGQLGKILRARGLCYKRRASIGKVEGPQPIPASVNYDLWCGPAPQEPLLRKHLHYDWHWVWPTGNGDLGNQGVHQVDIARWVLGEAESAPRVFTVGGRLGYVDDGTTPNTFVMYHDYQSAPLIFEVRGLPAKSGEDKMDNYHGASIGVVIDCEGGRMVIPSYNKAIVYDRNDKEIKKFEGGGDHYANFIAAVRSRKADDLRADIEVGHVSAALCHTANISYRLGQKLTPDQLRAKVRENADLAEAYGRMEEHLKANAVDLDQTPLTWGAALNLEVKAERFVNNEAANAMLTRNYRAPFVVPQQV, from the coding sequence ATGAAAATGCTCGATCGTCGTTCGTTTCTGAAACACTCAATGCTGGCGGCGGCCTCCACCAGTTTGCTGCCCGCTTGGAGTCGGGTTGCCGCGCAGTCCAGTACGGCGTTGCGGGTTCCCGGCGCCAATAGCGACATTCACGTTGCGGTCGTTGGCCTTAATGGCCGGGGTCGCGATCACCTTTCCAGTTACTTGAAACTGAAGGGAGTCCGCGTGGTCGCCGTGTGCGATGCGGATCAAGAAGTGTTGGATCGCACCGCGGCCAAGCTTAAAGAATCCGGCGGCACCGTTGCGACCTATGCGGACCTTCGGAAGCTTTTGGAAAATCCGGACATTGATGCGGTATCGTTGGCGACTCCGAACCACTGGCATTCGCTGGGAACGGTTTGGGCCGCGCAAGCGGGCAAGGACGTATATGTCGAGAAACCGGTTTCCCATAACGTATTTGAGGGGCGGCAGGCGGTTCGCGCCGCGCGAAAGTATCAGCGCATCGTGCAAAGCGGCACGCAATGCCGCTCCAGTCAGGGACTGATCGAGGCGGTGGCCTGGGTGCAGTCGGGACAATTGGGAAAGATCCTCCGCGCGCGCGGGTTGTGCTACAAGCGTCGGGCGAGCATTGGCAAAGTGGAGGGGCCGCAACCAATTCCGGCCAGCGTGAATTATGACCTGTGGTGCGGCCCGGCACCCCAGGAGCCATTACTGCGCAAGCACCTGCATTATGACTGGCATTGGGTCTGGCCCACCGGCAATGGCGACCTGGGAAATCAAGGCGTGCATCAGGTGGACATCGCGCGCTGGGTGTTGGGCGAGGCAGAATCCGCCCCGCGCGTCTTCACCGTGGGCGGCCGGCTGGGCTACGTGGATGACGGCACGACACCCAATACGTTCGTCATGTATCACGATTACCAATCCGCGCCGTTGATTTTTGAAGTGCGCGGTCTGCCGGCCAAGAGTGGTGAGGACAAGATGGACAACTATCACGGCGCCAGCATCGGGGTGGTGATTGATTGTGAAGGAGGTCGCATGGTGATTCCCAGTTACAATAAGGCCATCGTCTATGACCGGAACGACAAGGAGATCAAAAAGTTTGAAGGCGGCGGCGATCATTACGCCAATTTCATCGCGGCCGTGCGCAGTCGAAAGGCGGATGATTTGCGCGCGGACATTGAGGTCGGCCACGTTTCTGCGGCCCTGTGTCACACGGCCAACATCTCCTACCGGCTCGGACAAAAACTGACACCGGATCAACTGCGCGCCAAGGTGCGCGAAAACGCCGATTTGGCGGAGGCGTACGGCCGCATGGAAGAGCATTTGAAAGCAAACGCGGTGGATTTGGATCAAACTCCGCTCACGTGGGGCGCCGCGCTCAATCTGGAGGTTAAAGCCGAGCGCTTCGTCAACAATGAAGCCGCGAACGCGATGCTCACGCGAAACTATCGTGCGCCGTTTGTGGTGCCGCAACAGGTCTGA
- a CDS encoding PmoA family protein has product MRLRTVEIPDGRRRCPSAARGVRWSRRWRMTLSALGVLGLWLGTGCATPHGEGVKLTELSDRVRVEINGQLFTEYVFKEVSRPFCYPLLGPGETPMTRNWPMQTVPAESHDHKHQRSFWYAHGNVNGQDFWSEEDRAGQIRHEKFTRLQSGSKEGVIQARNQWVAKDGTVLCTDDRTLRFYNRPDHERIFDFEITLHAGKTDVTFGDTKEGTMALRLAETMRVKPNRDNVGKPGGHIVNSEGVRDDAAWGKRAAWCDYYGPVDGKIVGVAVFDHPQNPRFPTWWHVRDYGLFAANPFGRHDFDNLPDKTAGNLVIAAGQSVTFRYRFYLHEGDEKQARVADHFAAFLQSK; this is encoded by the coding sequence ATGAGATTGCGCACTGTTGAAATTCCTGACGGACGCCGCCGCTGCCCGTCAGCCGCCCGCGGCGTCCGTTGGTCGCGCCGTTGGCGGATGACGTTGAGCGCCCTCGGGGTCTTGGGATTGTGGTTGGGCACGGGTTGCGCCACGCCGCACGGCGAAGGCGTGAAACTTACCGAATTGTCCGACCGGGTGCGCGTCGAGATCAACGGCCAATTATTCACGGAATACGTTTTCAAGGAGGTCTCACGTCCGTTTTGCTACCCGCTGTTGGGTCCCGGAGAGACGCCGATGACGCGTAACTGGCCGATGCAGACCGTTCCTGCGGAGAGTCACGACCACAAACACCAACGTTCATTCTGGTATGCGCATGGCAATGTGAACGGCCAGGACTTTTGGAGCGAGGAGGATCGGGCGGGGCAGATTCGGCATGAAAAGTTTACTCGATTGCAATCCGGATCGAAAGAGGGCGTGATTCAAGCGCGCAATCAATGGGTGGCCAAGGATGGCACGGTGCTTTGCACGGACGATCGGACGCTGCGTTTCTACAATCGTCCGGACCACGAGCGCATCTTTGATTTTGAAATCACGCTGCACGCCGGGAAGACCGATGTGACTTTTGGCGATACCAAGGAAGGGACCATGGCTTTGCGTCTGGCGGAAACCATGCGCGTCAAGCCGAACCGGGATAACGTCGGCAAACCCGGCGGTCACATTGTGAACAGCGAAGGAGTTCGCGATGATGCCGCCTGGGGCAAACGCGCGGCGTGGTGTGATTATTATGGTCCAGTGGACGGCAAAATAGTCGGCGTTGCGGTGTTCGATCATCCCCAGAATCCGCGCTTTCCAACCTGGTGGCACGTAAGGGATTACGGGCTGTTTGCGGCCAATCCATTCGGGCGACACGATTTTGATAATCTGCCCGACAAGACGGCCGGCAACCTGGTCATTGCCGCTGGACAGAGTGTGACGTTCCGTTACCGTTTTTATCTCCATGAAGGAGATGAGAAACAGGCCCGGGTGGCCGACCATTTTGCCGCGTTCCTCCAATCCAAGTAA
- a CDS encoding WXG100 family type VII secretion target, which translates to MPQAIMDPGEVRRFAEELKRFNLEVQNRMSLLQARFAALGDSWQDQEHAKFSEEFRDTMKVLKKFIESSNQHTPFLLRKAQRIEEYLNQH; encoded by the coding sequence ATGCCTCAAGCCATCATGGATCCCGGCGAAGTTCGCCGGTTTGCTGAAGAGTTGAAGCGCTTCAATCTCGAAGTGCAGAATCGCATGTCGCTTTTGCAGGCGCGCTTTGCCGCGTTGGGTGACTCGTGGCAGGATCAAGAACACGCCAAATTTTCCGAGGAGTTCCGCGACACGATGAAGGTGCTGAAGAAATTCATCGAAAGCTCGAATCAACACACTCCGTTCCTGTTGCGCAAGGCGCAACGCATTGAGGAGTATCTCAACCAGCACTGA
- a CDS encoding FtsK/SpoIIIE domain-containing protein codes for MNKPRSVTEIIAQLERLRLETHACITRRRELETEAALRAHQLQAQDKQAAASEREHWKSATERIEANAATNQTHQESYYSQRQERLRRALENARLQRQREAEQLESKNTFDNQQGILAAEQRRDEATRQNQVSHEQFSAELANEEAALQELSRQFHQTLAGFGGLARAVEAEAPTALTKTEATPDELLNQLRAQRDSAASHIARCKALVLPLFFRFFRLWFCFVLVAVLLLVLTPALRRFDFTAVPTSVWIGGGVGCIGILALYFLTRKLLTRPVKAAATAWACGRQLAGLCAQRSEAHFQAEAERIQSTFATASQQINHAWKQAHAQNRQTGQQHAMQLNERAARLHQTVEQRHQHRLHQIATGKTEALARLNEQVVAQSRARESRYTESLARSNETRETGWRAIEDQWQTVVLPILSSLHELAAQSQKTFPAWVSDYWHTFEVPDNFLAVAPFSSLRLDLEQFCDVPLAETQLLSAEQRQLNVPLQLVVPSQASVLFETKTSSPTPIIGALNNIILRLLTSAPPGRLAFTIFDPVGLGQNFAGLMHLADFEERLIHSRIWTQPAQIEERLAELNEHIEKVTQMYLRNEYPSLAEYNAQAGRLAEKYHFLVIVDFPTSFTEIAAKRLLSIAASGPRCGVHLLLHWDQRKVAPAEFSPDELRRNTIRIVSRGDGFTLAGAPIGTTATGTESPDGLGKSAPISETTPTNWSGVQLTLDQPPDAELTTRLLQQVGKASTDSFRVEMPFEEVAPPAAEYWSLDTTHELRVPIGRTGATKLQYLALGQGTRQHGLVAGKTGSGKSTLFHVIITNLALWCSPDQVEFYLVDFKKGVEFKTYATHQLPQARVIAIESDREFGLSVLQRVDDELKRRGDLFRKLGAQNIAGYKAAVAATSPSPNSPRTEGDEVAAATAMPRVLLLIDEFQELFVEDDRISQGAALLLDRIVRQGRAFGIHVLLGSQTLGGAYTLARATIGQMVVRVALQCNEADAYLIMNEDNPAPRLLSRPGEAIYNDAGGAIQGNSPFQVVWLPDQVRDQWLSKVAALATQRAADLPALAKHVPIVFEGNAPANVADNLVLQSLLDSTALQATSSPHVWLGAPNSIKGPTTVEFRRQSGSHLLIVGQRHEAALTMLGLAALALATQLPKNQARFLVFDCSPADSAEARFLTRIAALIPHEIKILHANEIEATLSALATEQQARAEQTGAAGPETFVLVHGLQTHKKLRFDEEKSFSLDATIASDPGLQFNQLITEGAGLGFHVIATCDSYNNVMRFLSRKAVSEFETRVVFQMSSNDSASLIESPAANNLGLHRAILYNGQEGWTETFRPYALPDAAWLERAQRALARLHA; via the coding sequence GTGAATAAACCGCGCAGCGTAACGGAAATCATCGCCCAACTGGAACGACTGCGGCTCGAAACGCATGCCTGTATCACGCGCCGGCGGGAATTGGAAACGGAAGCCGCACTCCGCGCCCACCAGCTTCAAGCTCAAGACAAGCAGGCGGCCGCGTCGGAGCGCGAGCACTGGAAATCAGCGACTGAGCGCATTGAGGCCAACGCCGCGACCAACCAGACTCATCAGGAATCGTATTACTCTCAGCGCCAGGAACGCTTGCGGCGCGCGCTGGAAAACGCCCGGTTACAACGTCAACGCGAAGCCGAACAGCTTGAGAGTAAAAACACGTTCGATAATCAGCAGGGCATTCTGGCGGCCGAGCAACGTCGCGACGAAGCCACCCGGCAAAATCAAGTTTCTCACGAACAGTTCAGCGCGGAGCTGGCCAACGAAGAAGCCGCGCTCCAGGAGCTGTCCCGACAATTTCACCAGACGCTGGCCGGCTTCGGCGGCTTGGCGCGCGCGGTTGAGGCCGAAGCTCCGACGGCACTCACGAAAACGGAAGCGACGCCTGACGAGTTGCTCAATCAACTTCGCGCGCAACGCGATTCAGCCGCCAGCCACATCGCGCGCTGCAAAGCTTTGGTACTCCCGTTGTTCTTCCGATTTTTTCGCCTCTGGTTCTGTTTCGTGTTGGTGGCAGTGCTGCTCTTGGTGTTGACGCCGGCCTTGCGTCGCTTTGACTTTACCGCGGTCCCCACTTCCGTTTGGATCGGTGGCGGCGTTGGTTGCATCGGCATTTTGGCGCTCTACTTCCTCACGCGAAAACTCCTGACCCGTCCGGTGAAAGCGGCGGCGACCGCATGGGCTTGCGGACGTCAACTTGCCGGTTTATGCGCGCAGCGGTCCGAGGCTCATTTTCAAGCTGAGGCGGAACGAATTCAATCCACGTTCGCCACGGCGAGTCAGCAAATCAATCACGCCTGGAAACAGGCGCACGCGCAAAATCGTCAAACCGGGCAGCAACACGCAATGCAGCTAAACGAGCGTGCCGCGCGACTACATCAAACTGTGGAGCAAAGGCATCAGCACCGGCTCCATCAAATCGCCACCGGGAAGACGGAAGCCCTAGCGCGCCTGAATGAACAAGTCGTCGCTCAAAGCCGGGCGCGCGAAAGCCGTTATACGGAAAGTCTGGCGCGCAGTAATGAAACGCGTGAAACCGGATGGCGCGCGATTGAAGACCAATGGCAGACCGTCGTGCTGCCAATTTTGAGTTCACTCCACGAGCTGGCCGCTCAATCGCAAAAAACTTTTCCGGCCTGGGTTTCCGACTATTGGCATACTTTTGAGGTGCCGGATAATTTCCTTGCCGTCGCCCCGTTCAGCTCCTTGCGCCTCGACCTGGAACAATTTTGTGACGTGCCGCTTGCCGAAACGCAATTATTGTCGGCCGAGCAACGGCAGTTGAACGTCCCGCTGCAATTGGTGGTGCCCAGCCAGGCTTCGGTTTTATTCGAGACCAAAACGTCCAGCCCAACGCCGATCATTGGCGCGTTGAATAATATCATCCTACGCTTGCTCACCAGCGCGCCGCCGGGCCGATTGGCTTTCACCATTTTTGATCCGGTCGGGCTGGGACAGAACTTCGCCGGTTTGATGCACCTGGCCGATTTCGAGGAGCGCCTCATCCACAGCCGCATCTGGACACAACCCGCGCAAATCGAGGAGCGTCTCGCGGAGCTGAACGAGCACATCGAAAAGGTGACGCAAATGTATCTACGCAACGAGTATCCCTCGCTCGCGGAATACAACGCCCAAGCCGGGCGGCTGGCCGAGAAGTATCATTTTCTGGTCATCGTTGATTTTCCGACCAGCTTCACGGAAATCGCCGCCAAACGCCTGTTGAGCATTGCCGCCAGCGGCCCGCGCTGCGGCGTGCATCTCCTGTTGCACTGGGATCAACGCAAGGTGGCCCCCGCCGAATTTTCTCCCGATGAACTGCGACGTAACACGATTCGCATCGTCAGTCGCGGCGATGGGTTTACTCTCGCTGGAGCGCCAATCGGGACAACCGCCACCGGGACCGAATCGCCGGACGGTTTGGGAAAATCCGCGCCCATCAGTGAGACCACTCCCACCAACTGGAGTGGCGTGCAACTCACGCTCGACCAACCACCGGACGCCGAATTAACTACCCGATTGCTTCAGCAAGTCGGAAAGGCCAGCACTGATTCCTTCCGCGTGGAGATGCCGTTCGAGGAAGTCGCCCCGCCCGCGGCGGAGTACTGGAGTCTGGATACCACCCACGAATTGCGCGTTCCCATTGGCCGCACCGGGGCGACCAAACTGCAATATCTCGCGCTCGGCCAAGGCACGCGCCAACACGGATTGGTCGCGGGCAAAACCGGCTCCGGCAAATCCACATTGTTCCACGTCATCATCACCAACCTCGCGCTCTGGTGCAGCCCGGATCAGGTGGAATTTTATCTCGTGGACTTCAAAAAGGGCGTCGAGTTCAAGACGTACGCGACGCACCAATTGCCGCAGGCGCGCGTCATTGCCATCGAGAGCGATCGCGAGTTCGGTCTCAGCGTTTTGCAGCGCGTGGATGACGAACTCAAACGGCGCGGAGATTTATTTCGAAAACTTGGCGCGCAAAATATCGCCGGTTACAAGGCGGCGGTAGCCGCGACGTCTCCGTCGCCAAACTCCCCCCGAACAGAAGGCGACGAAGTCGCCGCCGCTACCGCGATGCCGCGCGTGCTGCTGTTGATTGATGAATTTCAGGAGCTGTTTGTCGAAGACGATCGCATTTCGCAAGGCGCCGCGCTGTTGCTGGATCGGATCGTCCGGCAAGGTCGCGCGTTCGGCATTCATGTGCTGCTCGGTTCGCAAACCCTCGGTGGCGCGTACACGTTGGCGCGGGCGACAATCGGCCAAATGGTGGTGCGCGTCGCGTTACAGTGTAATGAAGCCGACGCCTACCTGATCATGAACGAGGACAATCCCGCGCCGCGATTGCTGTCCCGGCCCGGCGAGGCCATTTACAATGATGCGGGTGGAGCGATTCAAGGCAACAGCCCGTTTCAAGTCGTCTGGCTGCCGGATCAAGTTCGCGACCAATGGCTGAGCAAAGTGGCCGCATTGGCAACGCAACGAGCGGCGGATTTACCAGCCTTGGCGAAACACGTTCCCATCGTTTTTGAAGGCAACGCGCCCGCCAATGTCGCCGACAATCTCGTGTTACAATCATTGCTGGATTCGACCGCACTGCAAGCCACCAGCTCCCCGCACGTTTGGCTGGGCGCGCCCAATTCCATCAAAGGCCCAACGACAGTCGAGTTTCGCCGGCAAAGCGGTAGCCATTTGTTGATCGTTGGTCAACGTCATGAGGCCGCTCTCACCATGCTGGGATTGGCGGCGCTGGCCTTGGCGACCCAATTACCAAAAAATCAGGCGCGGTTTCTGGTGTTCGATTGCAGCCCAGCCGATTCCGCCGAAGCCAGATTTTTGACGCGGATCGCCGCGTTGATTCCGCATGAGATCAAAATTCTTCACGCGAACGAAATCGAGGCGACCCTGTCCGCACTGGCAACTGAGCAACAGGCTCGCGCGGAGCAAACCGGCGCCGCAGGTCCGGAAACTTTCGTGCTGGTGCATGGCTTGCAAACTCACAAGAAACTGCGCTTTGACGAGGAGAAGAGCTTTTCCCTGGATGCCACCATCGCGTCTGATCCCGGTCTGCAATTCAATCAACTCATCACCGAAGGCGCGGGACTGGGCTTTCATGTGATCGCCACTTGCGACAGCTACAACAACGTGATGCGTTTTCTGAGCCGCAAAGCGGTGAGTGAATTTGAAACGCGCGTGGTGTTCCAGATGAGCTCGAACGACTCGGCCAGTTTGATCGAATCGCCAGCCGCCAATAATCTCGGTCTGCATCGCGCCATCCTTTACAACGGTCAGGAAGGCTGGACGGAAACCTTCCGACCGTATGCGCTGCCAGATGCGGCCTGGCTGGAACGGGCGCAACGCGCGCTGGCCCGTTTGCACGCTTGA